A portion of the Juglans microcarpa x Juglans regia isolate MS1-56 chromosome 1D, Jm3101_v1.0, whole genome shotgun sequence genome contains these proteins:
- the LOC121266306 gene encoding protein KINESIN LIGHT CHAIN-RELATED 1-like, giving the protein MPGLVSVPTPPQTPSLPLIDEYSYGSNANTIKTPSPFNSRTRQGKKTPEKTPTHDSSFENPDLGPFLLKVARDTMVSGENPLKALDYALRASKSFEKFSGPGLEYVMSLHLVAAIYCSLRRFEEAVPVLERSIEVPDPENGSDHALAKFSGYMQLGDTYSMLGRLDKSISCYVSGLKIQMEALGGSDPRVAETCRYLAEAHVQAMQFDEAERFCKKTLEIHREHTAPSSLEEAADRRLMALICEAKDDYESALEHLVLASMAMIANGQDNEVAAIDVSIGNIYLSLCRFDEAVFSYQKALTVFKSTRGDNHPSVASVFIRLADLYYRTGRLRESKSYCENALRIYAKPVLGTTAEEIACGLTEISSIYEAVNEPEEALKLLQKAVKLLEDIPGQHNTIAGIEAQMGVMFYMVGRYGEARNSFESAIVKLHSTGEKKSAFFGILLNQMGLACVQLYKIGEAARLFEEARDILEQECGSFHLDTVGVYSNLAATYDAMGRVEDAIEILEYILKARKEKLGTANPDVEDEKKRLAKLLKEAGRDRTKKGKSLENLLDSNSHRMKERIKRFSRFSFKTDKD; this is encoded by the exons ATGCCGGGTTTAGTCTCCGTGCCAACTCCACCTCAGACACCGTCACTTCCCTTGATAGACGAGTACTCCTATGGCAGCAACGCCAACACTATCAAAACCCCATCTCCCTTCAATTCCCGAACCCGGCAAGGAAAAAAGACCCCAGAAAAGACACCCACTCACGACTCCTCGTTTGAGAACCCGGATTTGGGTCCATTTCTGTTGAAGGTTGCCAGGGACACGATGGTTTCAGGTGAGAACCCGCTTAAGGCGTTGGATTATGCGCTCCGGGCTTCCAAGTCCTTTGAAAAATTTTCGGGTCCGGGTCTGGAGTATGTCATGAGCTTGCACCTCGTGGCCGCGATTTACTGTAGCTTGCGGCGGTTTGAGGAGGCGGTTCCGGTTTTGGAACGGTCCATTGAGGTTCCGGATCCGGAGAACGGGTCCGATCACGCACTTGCGAAGTTTTCCGGGTACATGCAACTCGGGGATACGTATTCGATGCTGGGGAGGCTGGACAAGTCTATTTCGTGCTATGTGTCGGGTTTAAAGATCCAGATGGAGGCTCTGGGTGGATCGGATCCAAGAGTTGCAGAGACTTGCAG GTACTTGGCTGAGGCCCATGTTCAAGCAATGCAATTTGATGAGGCAGAGCGCTTCTGTAAGAAGACTCTTGAAATTCATAGGGAGCATACTGCACCATCATCCCTTGAAGAAGCGGCTGATCGGCGTCTTATGGCTCTCATCTGCGAGGCAAAGGATGATTATGAGTCTGCACTCGAGCACCTTGTCCTTGCTAGCATGGCAATGATTGCCAATGGGCAAGACAATGAGGTTGCAGCTATTGATGTTAGCATTGGTAACATTTACCTGTCTCTCTGCCGTTTTGATGAGGCTGTTTTTTCCTACCAGAAGGCACTTACAGTCTTCAAATCCACCAGGGGTGACAATCACCCCTCTGTAGCATCAGTCTTTATTCGCCTTGCTGACCTCTACTACAGGACAGGAAGGTTAAGAGAGTCCAAATCATACTGTGAGAACGCCTTGAGGATATATGCAAAACCTGTGCTTGGAACCACAGCTGAGGAAATTGCCTGTGGGTTGACTGAGATCTCTTCAATATATGAAGCTGTAAATGAGCCAGAGGAGGCACTGAAGCTCTTGCAAAAGGCAGTGAAGTTACTGGAGGATATTCCTGGGCAGCATAACACAATTGCAGGAATAGAAGCACAGATGGGTGTGATGTTCTACATGGTTGGGAGGTATGGAGAAGCTCGAAACTCTTTTGAGAGTGCTATAGTCAAGCTTCATTCTACCGGGGAGAAGAAATCAGCCTTCTTTGGAATACTGTTGAACCAGATGGGATTGGCTTGTGTGCAGCTGTACAAGATAGGTGAGGCTGCCAGATTGTTTGAAGAAGCAAGGGATATACTAGAGCAGGAGTGTGGTTCATTTCACTTAGATACAGTTGGAGTTTATAGTAATCTTGCGGCAACTTATGATGCCATGGGAAG GGTGGAAGATGCAATTGAGATACTTGAGTACATACTTAAGGCCAGAAAAGAAAAGCTTGGAACAGCAAATCCAGATgttgaagatgagaagaaaagacTAGCAAAGCTTTTGAAGGAAGCTGGAAGGGACCGTACCAAAAAGGGGAAATCACTTGAAAATCTTCTTGATTCGAATTCCCATAGAATGAAGGAGAGAATTAAAAGGTTCTCTCGATTTAGTTTCAAGACTGACAAAGATTAA